A region of the Chitinophagaceae bacterium genome:
TAAATAATGTTCTGTTTTTCCCAAAGCAGGTTGCTTCGGATCTTTCATTTTAACGATTGGTAAGTTTCATTTGTCAGCCAGTGCTGAGCTTTTTGGAAAGAAGTGAATGCAAAATACTGCAGTCCCCTGTTTGTACATACGGTTTGCCAGAAACGGGCCATCTTTTCATAGTCTTCTGCGATCACAATGGCAATTTTGAACTGGCGGATACCGGGCGGGAAATTGTCGAGGTAGAATTTAACCAGTTCGTAATACGGAAAAAGTTCCAGCGGAAATTTAGTGGCCACCTCATCAACCAGTATCCTTTTGGCCTGGTGTTTTATGATCTCGTCATGGATCAGCCTGCTTTGTCTCAACAGGTCATCCCTGGTAAACAGTTCACCCCTGGATTCTACCAGCAGGTATCCTGGTTCGGGGCGGGATGTGATCACGATATTCATTTGACAGTGTAACGGTATATACAAGAAACAAAATTTTATTTGATTTTAAAAGAGGCTTCTTTTCCGCTCATCCTTTTTCCCGGCGGGCCACTTTAAAATAATGGGTAGCTTGAAGAAAGTACGCCATGAAAAGAATAATGGTATTCTCCCTGTTTAGCTTTTGCAGCCAGGTTATTTCAGCCTGCACTACCTTCTGCATCAATAAGAACGGCCAGATCGTTTTTGGAAGGAATTATGACTGGGTGACCGGTGCCGGCATTGTAAATACCAACCAGCGTGGACTGTTTAAAACCTCCCTGTACACCAGTGACGGGCCTGCCGCCACCTGGATATCAAAATACGGCAGTATCACATTCAACCAGTTTGGGAAGGAATTTCCAACCGGCGGAATGAATGAAAAGGGGTTGGTGGTTGAACTGATGCAACTGGACGGCACCACGTATCCTGCTGCCGACAACAGGCCAGCGGTGATCGGGTTGCAGTGGATACAATACCAACTCGACAATTCTGCAACCACTGCAGAACTGATCCGCAGTGATGCACAGATACGGATCAGCACCAGGGCCACACCCATTCATTTCCTGGTAGCGGATTCGGGGGGCAATGTGGCCACCATAGAATTCCTGGATGGCAGGATGACTGTTCATAAAGAGGATGACCTGCCTTTCCCGGTACTCACCAATAATACCTATGCATCCTCCGTTCAGACAGCAAACTCACTGGTTGATAAACCCGGTATCTTGCCAGGCAACAACTCGC
Encoded here:
- a CDS encoding STAS/SEC14 domain-containing protein; its protein translation is MITSRPEPGYLLVESRGELFTRDDLLRQSRLIHDEIIKHQAKRILVDEVATKFPLELFPYYELVKFYLDNFPPGIRQFKIAIVIAEDYEKMARFWQTVCTNRGLQYFAFTSFQKAQHWLTNETYQSLK
- a CDS encoding linear amide C-N hydrolase; this encodes MKRIMVFSLFSFCSQVISACTTFCINKNGQIVFGRNYDWVTGAGIVNTNQRGLFKTSLYTSDGPAATWISKYGSITFNQFGKEFPTGGMNEKGLVVELMQLDGTTYPAADNRPAVIGLQWIQYQLDNSATTAELIRSDAQIRISTRATPIHFLVADSGGNVATIEFLDGRMTVHKEDDLPFPVLTNNTYASSVQTANSLVDKPGILPGNNSLDRFVKACRMLKRYQDSGSNIPVTGFAFSILDKVAQGSFTKWSIVYDISNKQIHFKTETNKNIKTIEFSVFDFACSQPAKMFNMNQEGRGDVSHHFILPDKKIKQQVMDQVALEGGSRIRINKKQQEDLLLFEYGVSCKQ